From the Streptomyces sp. NBC_00390 genome, the window CGGACGGGATTCTGTGCCTTCAGTCAGCCCACCGAGCCAAAACCCGGGATCATCATCAGATCGCCCCCGGGAGCGTCAGCCCAGAGACTCGAACCGCCAGCGGTGCACCGGCCGGGTGATCAGGTCCGCCGCCGGTTCGGGGAGTTCGGGAAGCTCGGCGCTCGCGTCCGGAGCCTCCCACCAGGTGATCACCAGCACCCGGTCCTGCGCCGCGCGGAACGTCTCGCGGCGCAGAGGCTCGCGCGCCAGGTCCTGGGCGCGGGCCCACTCCAGCAGTTCCGCGCCCCGGCCCTGGACGGCGCGCGCCTCCCACATCAGGGCGACCACGGTCATGAGTAGAGGTTGTCCTTACTGATCTCGTGCACGTGATCGTGGTCGTGGACGTGGTCCGCGCCCGGTACATGCGGCTCCGTCACCGGCAGCGACGAGTCCGCCGACAGCTCCCAGTCGGAGGCCGGCCGGTTCCTGGCCACCATCTCCGCGCCCAGGGCCGCGACCATCGCGCCGTTGTCCGTGCACAGCTTCGGACGCGGCACGCGCAGCCGGATGCCGGCCCGCTCGCACCGCTCCTGGGCAAGCGCCCGCAGCCGGGAGTTGGCCGCCACTCCGCCGCCGATCATCAGGTGGTCCACGCCCTCGTCCTTGCAGGCGCGCACCGCCTTGCGCGTCAGCACGTCGACCACGGCCTCCTGGAAGGACGCGGCCACATCCCGTACCGGCACCTCCTCGCCCGCCGCGCGCTTGGCCTCGATCCAGCGGGCCACAGCCGTCTTGAGCCCGGAGAAGGAGAAGTCGTACGCCGGGTCGCGCGATCCGCTCAGTCCGCGCGGGAACGCGATCGCGTTCGGGTCGCCCTCCTTCGCCAGCCGGTCGATCACCGGGCCGCCGGGGAAGCCCAGGTCCAGCACCCGGGCGATCTTGTCGAAGGCCTCGCCCGCCGCGTCGTCGATCGTCGCGCCCATGGGCCGTACGTCGGCGGTGATGTCGGGCGCGAGCAGCAGCGACGAGTGACCGCCGGAGACCAGCAGCGCCATCGTCGGCTCGGGCAGCGGGCCGTGCTCCAGCTGGTCGACACAGATGTGCGAGGCGAGGTGATTGACGCCGTACAGCGGCTTGTTCAGCGCGTACGCGTACGCCTTCGCCGCCGATACGCCGACCAGCAGCGCGCCCGCGAGGCCGGGTCCGGCGGTGACCGCGATGCCGTCGAGGTCGCGAGCGGAGACGCCCGCGTCCTTCAGGGCGCGTTCGATGGTGGGCACCATCGCCTCGAGGTGCGCGCGGGAGGCGATCTCGGGCACCACACCGCCGAAGCGGGCATGTGTGTCCACGCTGGAGGCGATCGCGTCGGCGAGCAGGGTCGTACCGCGGACGATGCCGACGCCGGTCTCGTCGCAGGAGGTCTCGATGCCGAGTACGAGCGGTTCGTCAGCCATCAGTGAGTCTCAGTTCCTTGTACGTGGAGGCGCATGACGAGGGCGTCGACATTGCCCGGCTGGTAGTAGCCGCGGCGGAATCCGATGGGCTCGAAGCCGAAGCGCCCGTACAGCTTCTGGGCCCGGGTGTTGTCCACGCGCACTTCGAGAAGCACCTCGTCGCACTCGAAGGCGGTGGCGTGCTGCAGCAGATCGGTGAGCAGCCGGGAGCCGAGGCCGGTGCTCCACTGGCTGCGATCGACGGCGATGGTCTGTACGTCCCCGAGCCCGCCGGCGGCCGCGAGTCCCGCGTACCCGACGATCCGGCCTTCGCCGTCCTCGGCCACGATGTAGCGGCGGGTGGACTGCGGGCCGCGGGAGTGCGCGAGTTCGGACCAGAACATGCCGACCGACCAGGCGTCCTCGGGGAACAGCTCGTGCTCGAGCTCCAGCACCGGCTGGATGTCCCACCAGCGCATCTCACGCAGGGCGGCGGTGCTCACTTCGGAGTGACCACCTTGTAGTTCTTGGGCACCTGGGCGTCGGGGCGGCGCAGGTAGAGCGGCTGCGGCGGCAGGAAGTCCGCGCCGGAAGCGAGTCTCTCGGCGGCGAGGGCGGCGAGGGCCGCGGCCGAGACGTGCTCGGGGCCCCGGGTGTCCTGGAACGTCTCGGGGTACAGGAGCGCGCCCGCACCGACGGCCGGCAGGCCGGCGACCTGTTCTGCGATGTCGGCAGGGCGGTCGACGGAGGGATCGGTGACGCGGCTGCGGGCATGCTCGTAGCGCGCCCAGTAGACCTCCTTGCGGCGCGCGTCCGTTGCCACGACGAACGGGCCGTCGTCGAGGCCGGAGGCGTACGCCAGCCCGTCCAGCGTGCACACGCCGTGCACGGGCACGCCGAGCGCCGAGCCGAACGTGGCGGCGGTCACCAGGCCTACGCGCAGGCCCGTGTACGGGCCGGGGCCGACGCCGACGACGATGCCGGTGACGGCGTCGAGCTTCACACCGGCCTCTGCGAGGACGGCGTCGACGGCGGGCAGCAACAGCTCCCCGTGGCGGCGCGCGTCCACCCGGCTGGACTCGGCGACGACGGAGCTGCCGTCGTGCAGGGCGGCGGTGACGGCGGGCGTGGCGGTATCCATGGCGAGCAAGAGCACGCAAACAGCCTACGGCTCCCGCGGAGGGGGCACGGCGCCCCGTCGAACGGTACGGCTGCTGCTACCGTCACCCCACAGACGTACGTTTGAAAGGTGGGCACGGTGGCACGGAGCAGCTCGGGGATCGTGGCCGGGCTCACGGCGGCGGCGCTGACCGTCGTCGGATTCCTCGCCTACCAGGCGTCTGCGAGTGCCCCCGACCACCTCGGCAAGCCGAGGAACCCGGTCGTCGCCCCTTCGGCCGAGCCCTCCGGCACCACCAAGCAGAAGCCCAGGGACCCGCTCACGGTGCCCGCGAACTCGGGCACGGGCGTCCGGGTCGTGTACTCGCTGGGCGAACGGCGGGTGTGGCTGGTCGGCAAGGGGGGCAAGCTGGAGCGCACCTTCGAGGTCATGCCCTCGACGATCCACCCCAAGCCCGGTACGTACGAGGTGACCTCGCGCTCAGGGAGGGTGGCCGGCTCGGACGGCGTTCAGATCGAGCATGTGGTGCGCTTCGCGAGCGTCGACGACATCTCGATCGGCTTCAGCGCCGCGGTCGACGGCTCGATGGAGCCGCCGGACCCGGAGAGGAAGACGGGTGGCGTGCGGATGAAGCGTGCGGACGGGAACGCGATGTGGGTGTTCGCGGCGATCGGCTGGAAGGTCGTCGTCGTCCCGTAGCGCAGCACCCGTAAGGGGTCGTGCGTACGAATCAGGCGGTGCCCGGCGGATCAGGCGGCGTCGCGACGGGGCGCCCGGTGCTCCGGGCGGTGTTCCGGACCGTGCTCGCGGGGCGGAGTGGAGACCGCGGTCGCCGCGGCACAGGACGCCAGGAGATCCCGCATCGACAGGGTCGACGGCAACGGGCGCACAGGCATCGGGATCGCGGGCTCATGTGACGACTGGTGCTTGTGCGACTGCGGTTCGCGCTCCGATGCCGACATGGATGCCTCCTGGGGGCTGCCGGGGGCAGGCTTGGTTAGGTAGACCTAACCAGGTCTCGATACCATGTCATCACGCATGGCGGGACCTGCGCAACATTTTCCCGACGTCTTGTCGGAACGTCTACAGGACACGGCGGCGGTTCACACCGGGGGCTCCGCCCCCAGGCCCCGCGTCTCGACCCCACCGGACTCCGTCCGGGGGACTCCACGACGCTGCATGCGTCTGACGCTGTCGTCGGGGCTCCGCCCCGAACCCCGGGCCTCAGTCCCCCGGACTGCGTCGGGGGACCCTCACGAGGCTGGATCTTGTTGCTCACCGCGTTCGGCGGGCGGGGTGGCCGCCTGCCGTGCCTGGGCTTCGGCCAGGGCGTCGTTCAGCGGGCCGGCCGACGGCGGGAGCGCCGACAGCAGCCAGCGGGTGGAGGCAGCGATGACCGGCGAGAGATCCGTTCTGTTCCTCGCAGCCTGTGGCAGCGAACCAGGCAAGCCCGAACCCGGTACGGCCTGCGGCGGGGGTACCTCGCCGCAGGCCGTGGACGCAGTGTTCTCGAACTCCCCAGCCGTCGTGCGGGGGAACCCCACACGGCTGGATCGCCGCCGTGCCGCTGAGAAATCGGCCCGTAAAGGGGCCAGCCCGCCAGGGGCCTACGCGACCGTCAGGTCCAACGACGCCCACCGCGGCCCGTAGCCGCTCAGCGTCACCTCGCGCCGCTCGTCCTCGGTATTGCCCACCACCCGGTGGATGATCACGTGCAGGCGGTCGTCCGTCAGGTCCTCGACCTTCCCGTCGCCCCATTCCACGACCACCACCGACTCCGGCAGCGAGACGTCCAGGTCCAGGTCCTCCATCTCGTCGAGGCCGCCGCCGAGGCGGTACGCATCCACGTGGACCAGGGCAGGGCCCCCCGTCAGCGACGGGTGCACACGGGCGATCACGAACGTCGGGGACGTGACCGCGCCGCGCACACCGAGGCCCTCGCCGAGGCCCCGGGTCAGCGTCGTCTTGCCCGCGCCGAGCTCACCCGTGAGCATCACCAGGTCGCCGGGGCGCAGCAGCTTCGCGAGTCTGCGCCCCAACTCCTGCATCTGCTCTGGGGATTCGACCAGCATGCGGGTGGAACGGGCGGCCGGTGTCTCAGCCACCGGGCTGTGCGGTGCTTCCATACGAGCCGACGTTACCCGTTGCGGGCACCGCCCCGGTGCGGGCGAGCAGGTCCGCCAGCCGGTCGGTGACCACCTCGGGATGCTCCAGCATCACCAGATGCCCGGCGTCCGGCACGATCACCAGCTCCGCCTCCGGCAGCAGGTCCCCGATCGCCTCGCTGTGCGAACTCGGCGTGACCAGGTCCTTGTCTCCGGCGAGCACCAGCACCGGCAGGTCCAGGAACGCGGTGAGCGCCTCGGACTTGTCGTGCTCGGCGAAAGCCGGGTAGAACTCGGCGACCACATCGATCGGGGTCGACTCGATCATCCGTTCGGCGAAGCGGGCCACCGCCGGGTCCACGTCCTTCGAGGAGAACGAGTACCGCTTGATGAGGCCCGCGAACAGGTCGGCGGTGGCCCGTCGGCCCCGCTCGACCAGCTCGGCCTGAGAACCGAGCGCCCGCAACACGCCCGGCAGGACGCGTCGCACGGCGTTCACGCCGGCCACCGGCAGGCCGTAGCTGACCTCGCCGAGCTTCCCGCACGAGGTGCCGACGAACGCGGCTCCGGCCACACGGTCCCGCACCAGCTCCGGGTAGTGCTCGGCCAGCGCCATCATCGTCATGCCGCCCATGGAATGGCCGACCAGCACCAGCGGGCCGGTGGGCGCGGCCGCGTCGATGACGGTCTTCAGGTCCCGGCCCAGCCGGTCGATGGAGACCTGGCTCCCGTCGTGGCCCGCCTCCGAGGCGCCCCGGGCCGAGCGGCCGTGGCTGCGCTGGTCCCAGTGCACCGTGCGCACCAGGCCGCGCAGCGCGGCCCGCTGGAAGTGCCAGGAGTCCTGGTTGAGGCAGTAGCCGTGGCTGAAGACCACGGTGACCGGCGCCGGTGCCTTGCGCCCGAAGAGCCGCCTGCGGCGCGGCGCTGCCGCGTCCGGGTCGAGCTCGTCCACCTCGTAGTACAGCTCGGTGCCGTCGTCGGCGACCGCCTTGCCGGGCACGCCGCGCAGTGCGCCGTAGGGCCCGGCCGCATCCAGGGCGAGACGTGCCTTCATGCGCATGCCGCGGCCCACGGTGAGCCGTTCGAGCGCGACACCCGCGGCCGCACCGGCCGCGATCACACCTATCGCCGCACCGGCGAAGCCCGCCCGGCGCCAGTTGCCCGTGGCCACCGCCGCAGCGGCCTCCGCCACGTCCCCCGTACTGGTCTCGCTCACCGTGCCTCTCCTACTCGTCGTCGTAGTCGCCGAAGCCCTCGTGCATGCCGGCCGGCTCGCGAAGTCCGTTCAGTTCGTTCAGATAGACGCGGGGAATCCTCGTACCGATGCGCGTGACGATCTCGTACCCGATGGTGTCCGCCGCCTGGGCCCAGTCCTCCGCGGTCGGCTCGCCCCGGTCGCCGGGACCGAACAGCACCGCCTCCGAGCCTTCCGGGACCTGCTGCCCACCGAGATCGACGACGAACTGGTCCATCGCCACCCGCCCGGCCACCCGCCGCCAGGACCCGCCGACCAGGACCGGCCCGCGGCCGGAGGCATGGCGGGGAACACCGTCCGCGTAACCGATGGGGATGAGACCGAGCGTCGTCTCGTCGGAGGTGACGTAGTGGTGGCCGTAGCTGACGCCGTGGCCCGCCGGGACGCGCTTGACCAGCGCGACGGACGCCGCGAGCGTCATCACCGGGCGCAGCCCGAAGTCGGCGGGGGTGCCCAGTTCGGGGCTGGGCGAGACGCCGTACATGGCGATGCCGGTCCGCACGAGGTCGAAGTGCGCGTCGGGCAGCGTGAGCGTGGCCGGGGAGTTGGCGATGTGCCGGACCTCGGGTTCGATGCCCGCCTTCTCGGCGTACGTCACCATGTCGCGGAACACGTTCAGCTGAGCGGCGATCGAGGGGTGCCCCGGCTCGTCCGCGCAGGCGAAGTGGGACCACAGGCCGGTGACGCGGACCAGTCCGGCGTCCTCGGCGCTGCGGGCGGCCGCGACGAGCTCGGGCCAGTCGGCGGGCTGGCAGCCGTTGCGGCCGAGTCCGGTGTCGGCCTTCAGCTGGATGCGGGCGGGCCGGCCCGCGTCCCGGGCCGCCGCGGTGACCTCGGTCAGCGCCCACAGGGCGCTCACCGACATGTCCAGATCGGCTTCGATGCCCTCGCGCCAGGGGTCGCCGGGCGTCCACAGCCAGCACATGATCCGGCTCGTGATACCGGCGGCGCGCAGCGTGAGCGCCTCGTGCGGAGTGGCGGTGCCGAGCCAGGTGGCGCCGGCCTGGAGCGCCGCGCGGGCGCACGGCACCATGCCGTGTCCGTACGCGTCGGACTTCACCACGGCCATCAGCGCAGCGTGGGGCGCGCGGTCGCGCAGCACGCGCACATTGGCGCGCAGGGCCGCGAGGTCGATCTCGGCACGGGCCCGCAGGGGCGCCGTCCGCGGCAAGGACGTCTTCGGTCCGGCCTGCGTCGGTGCTGCCTGCGTCGGTGGTGTCTGGCTCATCGCGCCCAGTGTCTCAGAGCCGTGCGGCGGGATTCGTTCGGCAGACGGTCGGCTTGGTCACTCGGACGGCCCCGTCCCCTACCCGCTACGCGGCCCTATTCACGCACGTCATGCCAGGCGAACGGGAGGGCCGAGGCCACCTCGTACGCCGTGATCGGCGCGCCCTGCGCCGCCGCGTGACGGGCGGCCAGCCCATGCAGATATGCCGCCGCGGAACCGGCGTCGCGTGCATCCAGGCCGGCCGCCAGCAGCGATCCGGCCAGGCCCGAGAGCACATCGCCGCTGCCCGCGGTGGCCAGCCACGGCGTGCCCATGGGATTGACCCGGACCGGTGATCTCCCGCCGTCCGGCGCGGCGACCAGTGTCGTGGACCCCTTGAGCAGCACGGTCGCCCCGAAACGCGCCCCCAACTCCCGCACGGCGGCGAGCCTTGCCCCCTCCACCTCCGCACGCTCCACACCCAGCAGCGCGGCCGCCTCCCCGGCGTGCGGGGTCAGCAGCGTGGGTACGCCCCGGGCCGCCCGCTCCCGCACCGCCACTGCATCCATCAGCCGCAGCCCGTCGGCGTCCACGAGCACGGGAACGTCCGAGGCCACCACGTCCCGCACGGGCTCGCTGTCGTCGCCGAGCCCCGGGCCGACCACCCAGGCCTGGACCCGGCCCGCCCTGGCCGGGGGCCCGGCGTGCACGAGGCACTCCGGGAAGCGCGCGATCACGGCATCGGCGGCCGGGCCGACGTACCGCACGGCACCCGCCCCGCCGCGCAGCGCGCCGGCGACCGCGAGCACCGCCGCGCCCGGATAGCGCGCCGAACCGGCGGCGACGCCGACGACCCCGCGCCGGTACTTGTCGCTCTCCGCGGCCGGGACGGGCAACATCCGGGCCACGTCCACGTGTTGCAGCGCCTCGAGCTCGGGCAGGCCCGGCAGGTGGTCGTCGAGGCCGATGTCGACGAGGCGGACCGTGCCCGCGTACTCCCGGGCCGGGTCGATCAGCAGGCCCGGCTTGTGCGCGCCGAACGTGACGGTGGCGTCCGCGCGCAGCGCCTCGCCGTGCACCTCGCCGGAGTCCGCCTCGACGCCGCTCGGCAGGTCGACGGCGACGACGACGGCGTTCGAGCCGCGGGCGGCCCGGGCCACGGGGACGGCATCAGGGCGCAGTCCGCCGTGACCGCCGATGCCGGTGATGCCGTCCAGGACGAGATCGGCGACGGCCAGCACCTCGAACGGGTCGTCCGTGACCCGGCCGCCCGCACGGAGGAAGTCGGCGAGGGCGGCGGGATGGGCGCGGTCGGGGGCGAGGAGCACGGCTTCGACACCGGCGCCGCGGCGGGCGAGGCGGGACCCTGCGTACAGGGCGTCGCCGCCGTTGTCGCCGCTGCCGACGAGAAGGACCACCCGGGCGCCGTACACCCGGCCCAGCAGTGCGGCACCGGCCGCCGCGAGTCCGGCGGCCGCCCGCTGCATGAGGGCACCCTCCGGGAGGCGGGCCATCAGCTGGGCCTCGGCGTGCCGCACGGTCTCCACGCTGTACGCAGTACGCATGCCCCCGAGTCTGCCGCACTCGCCTGCTGTGCGCGCCGCGCGACTCAAGTGACCGCGCGCCGCGCCGGTTTGACTCCCCCCCGGCGGCAACGGCCCGGCCGGCCCTCCCCCGCTGTTCCGGAGCGGCGACCGGACCTTGTCCCGTACGGTGTCCTACCCCTCGGCGATCACCACGGCCGAGGCCACGCCGGCGTCGTGACTGAGCGACACGTGCCAGGACCGCACACCGAGCTCGGACGCCCGCTCGGCGACCGTGCCGCGGACCCGCAGCCGGGGCCGGCCGGTGTCCTCGACGTACACCTCCGCGTCCGTCCACAGCAGCCCGGCCGGCGCACCCAGAGCCTTGGCCAGTGCCTCCTTCGCGGCGAACCGGGCAGCAAGCGAGGCATACCCCCGCCGCTCGCCGCTCGGCAGCAGCAACTCGCGGTCCAGGAAGAGCCGCTTCGCCATCGCCGGCGTGCGTCTCATCGACTCGGCGAACCGGTCGATCTCCGCGACATCGATCCCCACCCCAATGATCACGCGCTCACTCCACGGTCACCGACTTCGCCAGATTCCTCGGCTGGTCCACCTCGTTGCCGCGCGCCGTCGCCAGCTCGCAGGCGAAGACCTGCAACGGGACGGCCGCG encodes:
- the tsaD gene encoding tRNA (adenosine(37)-N6)-threonylcarbamoyltransferase complex transferase subunit TsaD, whose amino-acid sequence is MADEPLVLGIETSCDETGVGIVRGTTLLADAIASSVDTHARFGGVVPEIASRAHLEAMVPTIERALKDAGVSARDLDGIAVTAGPGLAGALLVGVSAAKAYAYALNKPLYGVNHLASHICVDQLEHGPLPEPTMALLVSGGHSSLLLAPDITADVRPMGATIDDAAGEAFDKIARVLDLGFPGGPVIDRLAKEGDPNAIAFPRGLSGSRDPAYDFSFSGLKTAVARWIEAKRAAGEEVPVRDVAASFQEAVVDVLTRKAVRACKDEGVDHLMIGGGVAANSRLRALAQERCERAGIRLRVPRPKLCTDNGAMVAALGAEMVARNRPASDWELSADSSLPVTEPHVPGADHVHDHDHVHEISKDNLYS
- the rimI gene encoding ribosomal protein S18-alanine N-acetyltransferase is translated as MRWWDIQPVLELEHELFPEDAWSVGMFWSELAHSRGPQSTRRYIVAEDGEGRIVGYAGLAAAGGLGDVQTIAVDRSQWSTGLGSRLLTDLLQHATAFECDEVLLEVRVDNTRAQKLYGRFGFEPIGFRRGYYQPGNVDALVMRLHVQGTETH
- the alr gene encoding alanine racemase, with product MSQTPPTQAAPTQAGPKTSLPRTAPLRARAEIDLAALRANVRVLRDRAPHAALMAVVKSDAYGHGMVPCARAALQAGATWLGTATPHEALTLRAAGITSRIMCWLWTPGDPWREGIEADLDMSVSALWALTEVTAAARDAGRPARIQLKADTGLGRNGCQPADWPELVAAARSAEDAGLVRVTGLWSHFACADEPGHPSIAAQLNVFRDMVTYAEKAGIEPEVRHIANSPATLTLPDAHFDLVRTGIAMYGVSPSPELGTPADFGLRPVMTLAASVALVKRVPAGHGVSYGHHYVTSDETTLGLIPIGYADGVPRHASGRGPVLVGGSWRRVAGRVAMDQFVVDLGGQQVPEGSEAVLFGPGDRGEPTAEDWAQAADTIGYEIVTRIGTRIPRVYLNELNGLREPAGMHEGFGDYDDE
- the tsaB gene encoding tRNA (adenosine(37)-N6)-threonylcarbamoyltransferase complex dimerization subunit type 1 TsaB, giving the protein MLLLAMDTATPAVTAALHDGSSVVAESSRVDARRHGELLLPAVDAVLAEAGVKLDAVTGIVVGVGPGPYTGLRVGLVTAATFGSALGVPVHGVCTLDGLAYASGLDDGPFVVATDARRKEVYWARYEHARSRVTDPSVDRPADIAEQVAGLPAVGAGALLYPETFQDTRGPEHVSAAALAALAAERLASGADFLPPQPLYLRRPDAQVPKNYKVVTPK
- a CDS encoding holo-ACP synthase translates to MIIGVGIDVAEIDRFAESMRRTPAMAKRLFLDRELLLPSGERRGYASLAARFAAKEALAKALGAPAGLLWTDAEVYVEDTGRPRLRVRGTVAERASELGVRSWHVSLSHDAGVASAVVIAEG
- a CDS encoding alpha/beta fold hydrolase, whose translation is MSETSTGDVAEAAAAVATGNWRRAGFAGAAIGVIAAGAAAGVALERLTVGRGMRMKARLALDAAGPYGALRGVPGKAVADDGTELYYEVDELDPDAAAPRRRRLFGRKAPAPVTVVFSHGYCLNQDSWHFQRAALRGLVRTVHWDQRSHGRSARGASEAGHDGSQVSIDRLGRDLKTVIDAAAPTGPLVLVGHSMGGMTMMALAEHYPELVRDRVAGAAFVGTSCGKLGEVSYGLPVAGVNAVRRVLPGVLRALGSQAELVERGRRATADLFAGLIKRYSFSSKDVDPAVARFAERMIESTPIDVVAEFYPAFAEHDKSEALTAFLDLPVLVLAGDKDLVTPSSHSEAIGDLLPEAELVIVPDAGHLVMLEHPEVVTDRLADLLARTGAVPATGNVGSYGSTAQPGG
- the tsaE gene encoding tRNA (adenosine(37)-N6)-threonylcarbamoyltransferase complex ATPase subunit type 1 TsaE, which produces MEAPHSPVAETPAARSTRMLVESPEQMQELGRRLAKLLRPGDLVMLTGELGAGKTTLTRGLGEGLGVRGAVTSPTFVIARVHPSLTGGPALVHVDAYRLGGGLDEMEDLDLDVSLPESVVVVEWGDGKVEDLTDDRLHVIIHRVVGNTEDERREVTLSGYGPRWASLDLTVA
- a CDS encoding NAD(P)H-hydrate dehydratase, translated to MRTAYSVETVRHAEAQLMARLPEGALMQRAAAGLAAAGAALLGRVYGARVVLLVGSGDNGGDALYAGSRLARRGAGVEAVLLAPDRAHPAALADFLRAGGRVTDDPFEVLAVADLVLDGITGIGGHGGLRPDAVPVARAARGSNAVVVAVDLPSGVEADSGEVHGEALRADATVTFGAHKPGLLIDPAREYAGTVRLVDIGLDDHLPGLPELEALQHVDVARMLPVPAAESDKYRRGVVGVAAGSARYPGAAVLAVAGALRGGAGAVRYVGPAADAVIARFPECLVHAGPPARAGRVQAWVVGPGLGDDSEPVRDVVASDVPVLVDADGLRLMDAVAVRERAARGVPTLLTPHAGEAAALLGVERAEVEGARLAAVRELGARFGATVLLKGSTTLVAAPDGGRSPVRVNPMGTPWLATAGSGDVLSGLAGSLLAAGLDARDAGSAAAYLHGLAARHAAAQGAPITAYEVASALPFAWHDVRE